AGCCTCGAGGACTCATTACATGAGGTCAttgcctttcttcttctttggtgTCAACACATACATAAGATAATCAGGACAGCATTGCAGGAAACAAAAGATCCTCATTGATTTTGGATTTCCCCTTATCTCCCCAGTGTTGATTGAGGTGGTTTTTGGCAGGTTACATTGCCATTCTTTGTGCTGCATGGTGAGGCAGATACGGTGACTGACCCAGACGTGAGCCGGGCACTGTATGGACAAGCCAGTAGCAGAGACAAGACCATGAAATTGTATCCTGGGATGTGGCATGGTTTGACATCAGGAGAGCCTGATGAGAACATTGAGATGGTGTTTTCCGACATCATAACTTGGCTGGACAAGCGCAGCACAGGCGACAGTGCCGCCCTTACCTTTCAACCACTTCACTACACTGACCCTGTGATCAAAACATCCACCACCAGCACATCAACGGAGATGGTAAACAGAGAAAAGTTGCAGCGAACACGATCACCTGGATGCTATCTTTGCGGGTTTAACGGACGTCGAACACTCCATCATTCAGCAATGTAGCACACTCCGGTCACCTGAGGGTGTCTATGGCTTTGTCTCTTCATTTTCCTTGTAAATGTGAATTAAAGTATATGAAATATACTGGGAAAGTGGAATAAGACGTGGGTTTCTTTTCTTGCATAGCTATATGGTTATTCTCATGGCAGACTCTGGAACTAGTTCATGGTATAGTTGTGATCATCCACTTTCCCAAAAATGGTGTCTAAAAACATTGGACTGAATTATGTTAACCATATTGATTAACGATTTTCTTTGCTCAGATGAAGGTAGGCCCATTTAAGAGTGAAATCTCATGGAgaaaaaaagtgattttgatCATGTGTTAAAGTGTGTGTTTGGTAacgattttagaaagtgtttttagtttttttaatacttgataaaaaattttaagtataaaaaagtctaaaaactatttctaaaattattaaacgcactctaaatcatagtaaaaataaatattcctATATTgttatgcttaattttttttttaaaaaataagttttcaaatattagaaaatgtttttgagccttaaaaactgattttttgatattttcaagtattaggaaatgtttttgatgtttctaaaatcattatcagaTTCTTAATTAGCTTCTAACAAAAAGATACTTCAGAGAAGTATGTTGTAAAACTTGTTTGATTAACTTCCCACTTGGTCGATACCAATGTTGGGAAATGTAGTCCTAGTAAAAGACATGTGATTTCAGGTTCAAATCCTACCATCAATGATACTTAACTCTGAGGTCTAAGGATTTGATCATAGAAGGTTACtctattattgaaaaaaaaaaacattttttttcgattgacttttgaaaaattaaaaagaaaaaaacattttttaaagttgaattaaagattttttttttggaatttatgacttgatttctatttcaatttttaattaaaaataaaaaaaaatttcttgaaataaaaacttgatttacctatcaaaatatttatattttatgtttacataaaaacttttaattttataatagaaTGATATATATCTCATGCTTTCGAGTATCCAAACGGACCCATTAATGTCCCCAGCCAAACATGCCCTAAAACAAACCCGACCCGACCCGGCCCGACATGACATAACGAATACTTCCCTCTCTCACTGTCTCACACGGTCACACCTTCGCATTTTTCCCTTCTCAACGGCAAAGAAATCAAATCTCAGTGCTCTCTGTTCTATTTCTCTCGCACGAGAAAACGATCCGAAGCTCCGGTAAGTatcctctctccctctctctttctctgaaGTTACACTTCGCAACTCTAGGGTTTTGGaggttttccaattttttctttttttgtctagggttttgggtttttagggtttttgtgGTTTTAGGGTTTGGAGGTCTGTATTTTCTTTTGGTGTCTGAATCGAGTCTTGGGGAGCAAATCATTTCCCAATTATGGATTCAATCCAGTTGGAAAACAGCTCCAGAGGCTGACTTTGAAACTTTTAGGCCTAAAGTTCAACTTGTTCTGtgactagggttttatttcaTCTTGTGTTGaaattcaaccattttcttcattagCATGTTGGATTATGATATTTAAACGCATACATCTGTTAGATGCATTATGCGTGTTCACAATCGTATTTGTTCATACTGCTACAAATTGTCCTTTTTCGGTCGGACTCGTTTCGCGCCGTATGCTCCACTTACTTAACTTTCAAAATGTTCACGGGCACTTATAAAATCCAAACATTTACCTCATTTTATCCTCGGTTTTCTTCTCTGTTGAATGATATTATGAGTTCTATGTAAAGATTCCTATGAACATGTCATATCAATATGCATATGGGCATTATTCCTACAACTCTTGCGCTTTCAGGTTATAAAGCTCTTTTAAGACTCATCTGCACTTCTCTCACATACTTGCAAAGTTTTCGGCCaatttcctctctttttctacttttttttttttgaaggaattGGGTTTCTCTTCTGGTGAAGCCATCTGTTTGTCTGAGTATTCAGTCTTATATTATGAGTTAATAGCATTGTTTCATCAACGATATTGTGTTATGGTTGCATATGGAAGTTGAGAAAAGACTCATTATTCTGTATTGGTTGATAATTTGAATGAGGAATATCAGTAGAATGTTGGATTAAGATACGGATATATCCATGGTaacttattttttgtgaaaaaaaattattcatccATGTATGTGAAATGCATATTGGCTGTGTGTTGTCagctattttttttctaataaatatggTTAGAATgtactaatatttttcttcttctttttcttctccttcagTCTACAAATGGAGGAGGATGCCACCGTgagttctctctctcttttattgatttgtttttaCACAGCTCAAGATAGTTGGCCTTCTATTGTCATGTTCTTTATTTTGTACTTTTGTGCAATTCTGCATTTTCTTTCTGTTAAAGTTGTTTTTCTACTTATTATCTAGGACCTCCtgcaacaataaaaaatgttgTTCATTTTCTCCATCAATTTAATTGTTGATATTGTGAAATCTTGAATTGTGTAAAGGATCATGATATGTCATGAATCTTGTAACAAAAGTGAAATGATTAGTCCTACATATTAGTAGCCTTCATTGTTGGTCCTTCACCTTTagattattctttatttatttttatttctcacttgTTGCCTTATTATTTTTACCACTTGGCAAATTTACAGGCCCAAGAATTTGAATGGTTActttaaagatttattttttttcactacattatcacctatcaaaaaaaaaaaaaaattcactacattatcataatttatttatgaatgcTGCCCTTGAGGCCTaactcaagtggtaaagggatggggagtGTTTGTGGGAgtttccaggttcaagtcccaatggggacaaaaatttaactaaaaaaaaaaaaatatttatgaatgtCTACACTGTTTTACATGTTCTCTGATGTTGTTTTACCAATTTAGctatttagaaattgaagtgcGGATTTCATGTAAACTCTCTTTGAACTTGCAAACTTAATATTGAAGGCCAGATAGAGTAAATTAAACTAGGTTCTTTCAATAAGTTCATCTTAGAACCTACAAGAGAAAGTTTGTAATTTGCCACTAATCATCATTGAGTAAAAACTACTAGGAATCCATCAAGTGCATATAACAGCATAATGACAGACTCCCTTTATCTATAACTGGTCAATGCTCTGTACCATCTTTCATGGTCATGCTTGGTCTGTGAACTTGACTGAGCTCAAGATTTTTACATTACCAGCCAAGCTTGCAAGCTAGCTAGACTTGCTCAGTATATTTCTTATTAACCCTGACTGATTGATCATTTATGGTTTCTGAATATGTCCTCGGTGTCCTGAATTCCAAGAACTTTCAAGCATATTGTTCAAGCTATAGTTTGGCCATAGTATCTAGCCCATACCTACCATCTTCTCCTTCATTGTTCAAGAATAAGGGTGTTATGGGATCtactttttactttatttggggtgtcttgggtaTTGCCTTCTTTAGTTAGAGAGACCTTTCTAAGCTGGAATGGTTTTTTTGTGGGCATAAAACGCAAGAAGGCGTGGAGAGCTGCTCCTCTTCACATTTtctggacggtttggaaggtgAGGAATAGATTGGCTTTCAAGGATGATATGTTGTCTATTCAGAGACTAAAACACTCTTTTATCCTTTCTTTTTGGTCCAagactaagttgttcatagatgattgccctctaactatagctaattttattgattggttgggctctaagtAGGTTTGTTGTGGTGTTGggctttctttgttttttggcCTTGTTGAAGGcgggtgtataggtattgtataccttgagtcgctTTTTTAGTGTCTcttttttataagaaatcttatttacttataaaaaaaaatacctaccAATAGACAATGTCCAGAAAGCAAACTTTGTTATAGTTTTGTATAAATGGATTTTCTTTACATTCTTTTTTGGATGGGAGCACTCTTTCAAACTTTCACTATGTCAAAGTAGTTTCTTAAAATCATCTTCAATATTGTACTCCATGCTTGGGTGTTTGTGGCATCGGCATTTCTAGGGTAATGAGAGATATGTTTTGTTATAGTATTGTGTTAGAGCTCTTCATTAGCTGTCTTTTCTAATTTAGTGTCTAGGTATAATTGTATTAATGGTTTATCTTTTTCTAAGAAAGCATGCACTATAATTTGATATGTTTCCATGTTCATTTTTTCTCCTGTTAAATTGGATTTAGATTACCACTTATTGATGCTTCTCTAGTTTTTCCATTATTGTACTGTCTTTTTCATTATTGGAGAAGATCTCCTTCactttgaattgaaatttctgTTTATGATTACTGGAAAGGATCTCCTTTGTCATATATTGAAGTTTTCAGTACTAATCCAAATTAGTTTTGACaggccaagaatgagggagaggaATTTAGCACAGGGCCACTTTCTGTTCTGATGATGAGTGTTAAAAATAACACACAGGTAATTGATGAATCTTTGTAGTATTACATAGGGGCCTGGAAGTATTTTTTTGGATGCAATTGTTCACAGAGAAGGTTTTTAAAACTGATATTAGGTGTTAAAACTGTTGATTAAGGTTTGTGCTTCCGGAAGCAAATTtgattataatgaaatataattcGTGTTTCCACTAGCTATGGTTTGTGATCTATATTTGGATTTGTTTGGCTTAGCTGCATTAGATAGGTTTGTGATCAATCTGGCTGTTGGAAACATTTGACTTTTGCCATCCACTCAGGTACTCATTAATTGCCGAAACAACAAGAAGCTTCTGGGACGTGTGAGAGCTTTTGATCGGCACTGTAACATGGTTCTTGAGAACGTCAGGGAGATGTGGACTGAGGTTAGTTTTATTTACAGAGAATTCTATCTCATTGTTTCCTCAATCTAATGCTGTAGTGTCTATCATTAGAGTTTTCTTCACGGAGTAAATGAAATTTGGTTTTGGCTCAGGTACCGAAAACtgggaaagggaagaaaaaggcTAATCCAGTTAACAAAGATAGGTTCATCAGTAAGATGTTCCTCCGAGGAGATTCTGTTATCATTGTCCTTAGGAATCCCAAGTGAGAAAGTAGTGGCTCTGTACGGAGGTTTAACTAGTATTAGTAGTCAGTGGCCTGAATGTTATGCCTTCTTTTGAGGAACTGTACGAC
Above is a genomic segment from Vitis riparia cultivar Riparia Gloire de Montpellier isolate 1030 chromosome 7, EGFV_Vit.rip_1.0, whole genome shotgun sequence containing:
- the LOC117918008 gene encoding small nuclear ribonucleoprotein Sm D2-like; the encoded protein is MEEDATAKNEGEEFSTGPLSVLMMSVKNNTQVLINCRNNKKLLGRVRAFDRHCNMVLENVREMWTEVPKTGKGKKKANPVNKDRFISKMFLRGDSVIIVLRNPK